Proteins encoded by one window of Syntrophorhabdaceae bacterium:
- a CDS encoding HAD family hydrolase: MAGIKGVIFDFDGTLTELTLDFINMRTEIEEIAFRYESKEAVAALEGAYIIEMIYAISDNLGNGGRQFKEEAFDRLRELELSASRGKGVYPYTRDVLRRIRQEGVRLGVITRSCIDVLRAVFPDIDEYAEAIVTREHLREVKPHPRHVLTIAGLLSLSPGEGIMVGDHPTDIEAGRTAGMETAGVLTGRTAKEDFERTGATYIFQDIRGVSALLGGEGPRGASRSGVISGST, translated from the coding sequence ATGGCGGGGATTAAAGGCGTAATATTCGATTTCGACGGCACCCTCACGGAGCTGACCCTCGATTTCATCAACATGAGGACCGAGATAGAGGAGATTGCCTTTCGATATGAGTCGAAGGAGGCGGTCGCCGCGCTGGAAGGAGCGTACATCATAGAAATGATCTACGCGATCTCGGATAATCTCGGCAATGGAGGCCGGCAGTTTAAAGAGGAGGCCTTTGACCGCCTGAGAGAGCTCGAGCTCTCCGCGTCAAGGGGGAAGGGTGTGTACCCTTACACGAGAGATGTATTGAGGCGAATAAGGCAAGAGGGGGTCAGGCTCGGTGTGATCACGAGAAGCTGTATCGATGTATTGAGGGCCGTCTTCCCTGATATCGATGAATACGCGGAGGCTATCGTAACCAGGGAGCATCTCAGGGAGGTAAAACCCCATCCCCGCCATGTCCTCACCATTGCCGGGCTCCTTTCTCTTTCGCCGGGAGAGGGAATCATGGTGGGCGACCACCCGACGGACATAGAAGCCGGCCGGACCGCGGGAATGGAGACCGCGGGAGTACTCACGGGCAGGACCGCAAAGGAAGATTTCGAAAGGACCGGCGCTACCTATATATTTCAGGATATACGGGGAGTATCCGCTCTCCTCGGCGGGGAAGGGCCGCGCGGAGCGTCCCGGAGCGGAGTCATTTCCGGCTCCACCTGA
- a CDS encoding alanine--glyoxylate aminotransferase family protein: protein MEKRYLLAPGPTAIPPEVLLKMAEPIIHHRNPLFETVVEEVRENLKYLFGTKNEVLIFTSSGTGAMEGAVTNMLCPGDKALVVRSGKFGERWTEICTAYGVHAVNIDIPWGEILEPQTVRKALDADPDIKAVYMQATDTSTGAVFPVKEIAAIVKDYPHTLMVVDGITGVGVFELPQDAWNIDILISGSQKALMLPPGLAFAGVSDKAWEMSKSSTIPKFYFNWAKEKKNLEKNQTNFTPAISLIIGLRESLRLIREEGLENVYRRIDLLARATREAARALGLAVFAKAPSPAVTAIVAPEGIDGQVIYKTLWKKYGVTGAGGQDQLKGKVFRIATLGYADKYDVITAIAALEFTLSDLGYAFTMGAGVTKALECLKGL from the coding sequence ATGGAGAAACGATACTTGCTGGCGCCGGGGCCCACGGCTATTCCGCCTGAAGTTCTTTTAAAGATGGCCGAGCCCATAATACATCATAGAAATCCCCTTTTTGAGACTGTCGTGGAAGAGGTGAGAGAGAATCTCAAATATCTCTTCGGGACTAAGAACGAAGTCCTCATATTTACCTCTTCGGGCACGGGAGCCATGGAGGGGGCGGTGACGAACATGCTCTGCCCGGGAGATAAGGCCCTTGTGGTAAGGAGCGGAAAATTCGGCGAGCGCTGGACGGAGATCTGCACGGCCTACGGAGTGCATGCCGTAAATATCGACATCCCCTGGGGTGAAATCCTCGAACCCCAGACCGTGAGGAAGGCGTTAGATGCGGACCCGGATATCAAGGCCGTCTATATGCAGGCAACGGATACCTCCACGGGCGCCGTCTTTCCCGTAAAGGAAATCGCGGCGATTGTGAAAGATTATCCTCATACCCTCATGGTGGTGGACGGCATAACGGGTGTAGGGGTTTTTGAGCTACCCCAGGATGCGTGGAATATCGATATTCTCATAAGCGGATCCCAAAAAGCCCTGATGCTGCCGCCGGGGCTCGCCTTCGCGGGGGTAAGCGACAAGGCGTGGGAGATGAGTAAATCCTCCACCATTCCGAAGTTTTACTTCAATTGGGCGAAGGAGAAGAAAAACCTCGAGAAGAATCAGACCAATTTTACACCGGCCATCTCGCTTATTATCGGTCTTAGGGAATCTCTGCGTCTCATACGGGAGGAAGGACTCGAAAACGTCTATAGAAGGATCGACCTCCTCGCAAGGGCTACCAGGGAGGCGGCCCGGGCCCTCGGTCTTGCTGTGTTCGCCAAGGCCCCGAGTCCCGCGGTGACCGCAATCGTGGCGCCTGAGGGCATAGACGGGCAGGTAATCTACAAAACGCTCTGGAAAAAATACGGAGTGACAGGGGCCGGGGGCCAGGACCAGCTGAAGGGCAAGGTGTTCAGGATTGCCACCCTCGGATATGCGGATAAGTACGATGTGATCACCGCCATAGCCGCCTTGGAGTTTACGCTGAGCGACCTGGGATACGCATTTACCATGGGGGCCGGCGTGACAAAGGCGCTGGAGTGCCTCAAGGGCCTGTAG
- a CDS encoding TM1266 family iron-only hydrogenase system putative regulator: MIILLSDKGSVPKINTLLSDYGELILGRQGIPIRDRGINVISLVVEGSTDQINALTGKIGKLDGAEVKSVLTKYKENGDGHT, from the coding sequence ATAATCATTCTTTTGTCTGACAAAGGAAGCGTTCCGAAGATCAACACCCTATTGAGCGACTATGGGGAACTGATTCTGGGGCGGCAGGGTATCCCTATCCGTGACAGGGGGATTAATGTGATCTCTCTTGTGGTCGAAGGAAGCACGGATCAGATCAACGCTCTCACAGGCAAGATCGGCAAGCTTGACGGCGCGGAGGTAAAATCTGTTCTCACGAAATATAAGGAGAACGGAGATGGCCACACATGA